A DNA window from Drosophila virilis strain 15010-1051.87 chromosome 4, Dvir_AGI_RSII-ME, whole genome shotgun sequence contains the following coding sequences:
- the Wdr62 gene encoding uncharacterized protein Wdr62 isoform X5, which translates to MDAPDAGRIIRAPARRKRNDEQLMDRIKLKRVLGLTVCSNAALDVSPVSGLLAYPAGCTVVLFNAKRHTQAYLVNTSRKAFTSVAFSRCGRYVATGECGINPAIKVWELETPNGNLENCSGGSVVAEFVDHKYAVTCVAFSPTGKYLVSVGSQHDMIVNVFDWRANLKMASNKISSKVAAVCFSEDGSYFVTVGNRHVKYWYLEGGRKYKDPIPLMGRSAILGDLRDNDFCAVACGKGICSESTYAITRQGHLVEFSSRRLLDKWVQCRTSNANCICVNERFILVGCAESIIRIFNAATLEYVTTLPRTHYLGVDVSQGIQINHIMSVPQQAKFPDCIAMVFDEQRSKVSCVYNDHSLYIWDLRDISRVGKSHSFLYHSTCIWGVETVPYNVEREASQTLPEDCFVTCSSDDTIRVWGLESCANNEIYRKNIYSKELLKIIYSDEDLQYIKDQGSSLFDKAGNSSYDGRNGVRCIKISPELQHLASGDRCGNIRVYSLVNLKLLTTIEAHESEVLCLEYSNEKIERKLLASASRDRLIHVFDVSQNYLLLQTLDDHSSSITSIKFVGAGLNFQMISCGADKSIMFRSFQGNIFMRGTNTSGKTTLYDMEVDSNAKHILTACQDRNVRVYGTQNAKQTKTFKGSHSDEGSLIKLSLDPSGIYVATSCTDKTLAVYDYYSSECMARMYGHSELVTGLKFTNDCRHLISASGDGCIFIWQVPHDMIVTMQARMSQQRLRSGIAPLQRPLAPISPPDAIVVESPNSELEHAQLAPKFAVAEETPPNRHAYRLSDVGQLPQWAMRKAAESESGALSIPTPVVGGLSAATIHAASSMGNLSSSPSQQLGVVAPRARGRWAQRSSQLETEDLRSNSESPLGTVSSVGGHNLQTSDYNSASSKDIMYNQTYLSEDSSIDSGMETRRDLKFVGSNNTGTISNISATTSSTNAPAAPGVGQQRLLLDKRKPGMRFDTHTHDHDGDVEDISDGERTSSDHGMFYNNLAPSTPTDFKVTAMNEEELRKSVRRQKFEKSGLQLATASGNGSSHTASTGTGTGTSDTEDEGSTPSAENAERSLASTLGGSSENLPQSSNSFLHAALPEGPGMLLERGTSSRRSISAKHNTENGKGVSAAPTITKSYTSTKKEELLQVINKVKQQLENVGHRPLRGSHSISDLSLAGNFDGSRNSGPMRYTKPVDSHDTSQYIRSTSSSTATASPQQLPLPPPQQQQQQQHAQHYGCSVQHFFNSAASKSKLQQNFQTMRQVQQHYPPYPHHVGVHQIHPPPGVPFGHNNAAYMSASSAAARQGTAKTTPRRNPAGNNRRTPSILKHYKSCPVSPVHEEVEWSAEAERVAPAEPKRHSVYADDARTILDMIHADTEKMIDEITRKYGDLDEPSRYAVLPASCSVPANLRALDSTSESTPAATPPRAQYYVYREIYQCERKVSLSDILKPEQFTETQQRLEEARFLETQRHSSASFFLSSSGQLPHEHSQESLLSDGGSYCNSLESVLSDESDCKSAPLEPALDQQRPLQAMQCHAGIRNFILHGPVSKSYGNSPNAYGSFDYYMHQQTAATAAATYDSFDVTGYNLKPLKPLPSSKTFPRLASVTTGSGAVEHIPTMRSKNKQYNSGVNKSLSTDFAQQRQQRNSNPLSQSQSQPSRYAPAPAPSQSQARSQTPARPNSQMLFVRKQLKPKPPIPAKPHNLVSTLTCNVEKSQPCVGTSRTATVVRQFEHNLLKFEREKQRTQQRPLPAMRYSVSSGALATPSCLKKVSRFDTSDSSRRATSVRQKSRPKISVRFNTVSQIKYTPSAKRERAGLNDVNSNEIESEALEAPLVGSLPSDYGGERSFEMYFAENGNAPENLENMENMQSLKLYKKPQLQAVVDDIQQERAKHKKNMDNVVRSGGNSTSHQCQNIAKKIDIIEKLIAMEERKIEQIRKATETRLRPFACNSKQKGYVKSLTMNFDMLARAQDQHHLQLGEHMPATDADLCAYARHIRRNCSLPDVLESSDFGYHRAHGNGNDVELAKEVIADDDATASTPRCVHLDSDSEQMDTANSNADDPQGRLLHGLPVERPQGNPKLINPIPIEESSIRRACSLSDLHMGNFGKPSKSNGTPQKPTAQHRNGNIARSASKRNSLQGKSGLGASSNSMNVLNQVSDSETEDINRLRSSNNGQGRNNGAVAASRQYSNKIANANNNRRKAPNFNSGTALQDDSSSEETPNMAAGNKPVVPPRPRNLGFDHKSKLNSNTPATTAKQRVGGLDDYEAADSEAQVHNVINKLYTTTQTAMQLHANLKNSLLLKELENAVIMSRNMLGSITHNRQTEKAPSSQSYNHSGGGAEIGDGLSREQISATGNLENGQYLMMVNNCADLLSNLRTKHKPDDCENNS; encoded by the exons ATGGACGCCCCAGATGCCGGCCGCATTATCCGTGCGCCTGCACGCCGCAAGCGGAATGACGAACAGCTGATGGACAGG ATAAAACTCAAAAGAGTCTTGGGACTGACTGTTTGCAGCAATGCAGCACTCGATGTGTCACCTGTCAGCGGCCTGCTGGCCTATCCAGCGGG ATGCACTGTGGTCCTGTTCAATGCCAAGCGTCACACACAGGCCTATCTGGTCAATACCTCCCGCAAAGCATTCACATCCGTGGCCTTCTCGCGCTGCGGCCGTTACGTGGCCACAGGCGAGTGCGGCATCAATCCCGCCATCAAAGTTTGGGAACTGGAGACCCCCAATGGCAATCTGGAAAactgcagcggcggcagcgttGTTGCCGAGTTCGTGGATCACAAATACGCCGTTACCTGTGTG GCATTTTCGCCCACGGGCAAGTACCTGGTGTCGGTGGGCTCCCAGCACGACATGATTGTCAACGTGTTTGACTGGCGCGCCAATCTTAAAATGGCCTCCAACAAGATAAGCTCCAAGGTGGCAGCCGTTTGCTTCTCTGAAGATGGAAGTTACTTTGTCACCGTGGGCAATCGTCATGTCAAATATTGGTACTTAGAGGGTGGACGCAAG TATAAAGATCCGATCCCGCTTATGGGCCGCAGCGCCATTCTGGGCGATCTTCGCGACAATGACTTTTGCGCCGTCGCCTGCGGCAAGGGCATCTGCTCAGAAAGCACCTACGCCATCACACGGCAGGGACACCTGGTGGAGTTCAGCTCGCGGCGGCTGCTCGACAAGTGGGTGCAATGCCGCACCAGCAACGCCAATTGTATTTGCGTCAACGAACGGTTTATACTTGTCGGCTGTGCCGAGTCTATCATACGCATCTTTAATGCAGCCACCTTGGAGTACGTGACGACCCTGCCGAGAACACATTACCTAGGCGTAGATGTGTCCCAGGGTATTCAGATCAACCACATTATGTCTGTGCCCCAGCAGGCCAAGTTTCCCGATTGTATTGCCATGGTTTTTGACGAGCAGCGTTCCAAG GTCAGCTGCGTCTACAACGATCACTCGCTGTACATCTGGGATCTGCGCGACATATCACGCGTCGGTAAATCACACTCATTCCTGTATCATTCCACGTGCATTTGGGGCGTGGAGACTGTGCCATATAACGTGGAGCGCGAAGCGTCGCAGACGTTGCCGGAGGACTGTTTTGTAACCTGCTCGTCGGACGACACGATACGCGTGTGGGGCTTAGAAAGTTGTGCCAACAATGAGATATATcgcaagaatatatattccaaaGAGCTACTCAAGATCATCTACAGCGACGAGGATTTGCAGTACATCAAGGACCAGGGCTCCTCGCTCTTCGACAAGGCCGGCAACTCAAGCTACGACGGCCGCAACGGCGTGCGCTGCATCAAAATCAGTCCAGAGCTACAGCATCTGGCTAGCGGCGATCGCTGTGGCAACATACGCGTCTACAGTCTGGTCAACCTCAAGCTGCTGACCACCATAGAGGCGCACGAGTCCGAAGTGCTCTGCCTGGAGTACTCCAATGAGAAGATTGAACGCAAACTGCTCGCCAGCGCCAGTCGCGACCGGCTTATTCATGTGTTTGATGTCTCGCAGAACtatctgctgctgcagacCTTAGATGATCACAGCTCCTCCATCACTTCCATTAAATTTGTGGGCGCTGGACTCAACTTTCAGATGATCAGTTGCGGGGCAGACAAGTCTATTATGTTTAGAAGCTTTCAG GGTAACATCTTTATGCGCGGCACAAACACCTCTGGCAAGACAACGCTCTACGACATGGAGGTAGACTCAAACGCCAAGCACATTCTGACCGCCTGCCAGGACCGTAATGTTCGCGTCTACGGCACTCAGAACGCAAAGCAAACCAAAACCTTTAAAGGCTCCCACTCGGACGAGGGTAGCCTGATTAAACTAAGCCTGGATCCGAGCGGCATTTACGTGGCCACTTCCTGCACGGACAAGACGCTCGCCGTCTACGATTACTACTCCAGCGAGTGCATGGCGCGCATGTACGGGCACAGCGAACTGGTCACCGGTCTCAAGTTCACCAACGACTGCCGGCACCTCATCTCGGCCAGCGGCGACGGCTGCATATTCATCTGGCAGGTGCCCCACGACATGATTGTCACCATGCAGGCGCGCATGTCCCAGCAGCGTTTGCGCTCCGGCATTGCTCCGCTGCAGCGACCACTGGCGCCTATTTCACCGCCCGATGCTATCGTGGTCGAGTCTCCGAACAGCGAGCTGGAGCACGCGCAGTTAGCTCCCAAGTTCGCAGTAGCTGAAGAGACGCCGCCCAATCGTCATGCCTACAGGCTGTCCGACGTGGGCCAGCTACCGCAGTGGGCCATGCGGAAGGCGGCAGAATCGGAGAGCGGCGCGCTGTCCATACCGACGCCTGTTGTCGGCGGCTTGTCGGCTGCGACTATACATGCGGCCTCATCCATGGGCAACCTTAGCTCATCGCCCAGTCAACAGTTGGGCGTGGTAGCGCCACGCGCGCGTGGACGCTGGGCCCAGCGCAGCAGTCAACTGGAGACGGAGGATCTGCGCTCGAATTCCGAGAGTCCGTTGGGCACAGTCTCTTCCGTGGGCGGCCATAATTTACAAACCTCCGACTACAATAGCGCTTCCTCCAAGGACATCATGTACAATCAAACGTACCTGAGCGAGGACTCATCCATTGACTCGGGCATGGAGACGCGACGGGATCTTAAGTTtgttggcagcaacaacactgGCACCATCTCCAACATCTCAGCCACTACCTCCAGCACAAATGCTCCTGCGGCTCCTGGCGTTGGTCAACAACGATTGCTGCTCGACAAACGCAAGCCCGGAATGCGCTTCGACACGCACACTCACGATCACGACGGCGATGTTGAGGATATCTCGGATGGCGAACGAACCAGCTCCGATCACGGCATGTTCTACAACAATCTGGCACCCAGCACGCCAAC CGACTTCAAGGTGACCGCCATGAACGAGGAGGAGTTGCGAAAATCGGTGCGCCGCCAGAAGTTTGAAAAATCCGGCCTCCAATTGGCCACAGCCAGTGGCAACGGCAGCTCCCACACGGCCAGCACCGGAACTGGAACCGGAACATCGGACACCGAGGACGAGGGCTCGACGCCCAGTGCTGAGAATGCCGAACGTTCGTTGGCCTCCACTCTGGGCGGCAGCTCTGAGAACTTGCCACAGAGCAGCAATAGCTTTCTGCATGCGGCACTGCCGGAAGGCCCTGGAATGTTGCTGGAGCGCGGCACAAGCA GCCGTCGCAGCATTAGCGCCAAGCACAACACGGAGAACGGGAAGGGCGTGTCAGCGGCACCGACCATCACGAAGTCATACACCAGCACCAAGAAAGAGGAGCTACTCCAGGTCATCAACAAGgtcaagcagcagctggagaat GTCGGCCATAGACCCCTGCGAGGCAGCCATAGCATTTCGGATCTAAGTCTTGCGGGCAATTTTGATGGATCGCGCAATTCCGGCCCGATGCGCTACACGAAGCCAG TTGATTCCCACGATACTTCACAGTACATTAGGTCCACTAGCTCATCCACTGCCACCGCATCGCCTCAGCAGCTTCCGCTTCCGCctccacagcaacaacaacaacaacaacacgctcAGCATTATGGCTGCTCTGTGCAGCACTTCTTTAACAGCGCCGCGTCCAAGTCAAAACTACAACAGAACTTTCAAACCATGCGTCAAGTGCAGCAACATTATCCGCCCTATCCGCATCACGTGGGCGTGCATCAGATACATCCGCCACCGGGCGTTCCATTTGGCCACAACAATGCCGCCTACATGTCCGCCAGTTCGGCAGCAGCGAGACAGGGCACCGCGAAAACAACACCACGGCGTAATCCGGCGGGCAACAATCGGCGTACGCCAAGCATTCTTAAGCATTACAAATCGTGTCCAGTCTCGCCTGTGCACGAGGAGGTGGAGTGGTCAGCAGAAGCGGAGCGAGTCGCGCCCGCCGAACCCAAACGACACTCGGTCTACGCGGACGACGCACGCACAATTCTGGATATGATTCACGCAGACACCGAAAAGATGATTGACGAAATAACGCGCAAGTACGGTGATCTTGATGAGCCGTCCAGATATGCTGTGCTGCCCGCTTCCTGCTCCGTGCCGGCCAATCTGCGCGCCCTGGACTCCACCAGCGAGTCGACGCCAGCGGCGACTCCACCACGCGCCCAATACTATGTCTACCGCGAAATCTATCAGTGCGAGCGAAAAGTGTCGCTGTCGGATAttctaaagccagagcagtttACCGAGACGCAGCAACGCCTGGAGGAGGCGCGCTTCCTGGAGACACAGCGCCACTCCAGTGCCAGCTTCTTTCTGAGCAGCTCCGGCCAGCTGCCGCACGAGCACAGCCAGGAGTCGCTGCTCTCCGATGGCGGCAGCTACTGCAACAGCCTCGAGAGCGTGCTCTCCGACGAAAGCGACTGCAAGAGTGCACCCCTTGAGCCCGCTCTCGACCAGCAGCGGCCCCTGCAGGCGATGCAGTGCCACGCTGGCATACGCAACTTTATTCTGCACGGTCCCGTCTCCAAGTCGTACGGCAATAGTCCCAATGCCTACGGCAGCTTCGACTACTACATGCACCAGCAGACGGCCGCCACAGCGGCGGCTACTTACGACAGCTTCGATGTCACCGGCTACAACCTGAAGCCGCTGAAGCCACTGCCTAGCTCCAAAACATTCCCTCGTCTAGCCTCGGTCACAACAGGAAGTGGCGCCGTGGAGCACATTCCCACAATGCGATCTAAGAACAAGCAATACAATTCCGGAGTTAACAAGAGTCTCAGCACTGATTTCGcccagcagcgccagcagcgcaACTCAAATCCCCTGTCTCAGTCCCAGTCGCAGCCCAGTCGGTatgccccagccccagccccatcACAATCGCAAGCCCGATCCCAAACACCTGCACGTCCCAATAGCCAGATGCTGTTTGTGCGCAAGCAACTCAAGCCAAAGCCTCCCATACCAGCGAAACCTCACAATCTGGTGTCCACGCTCACATGCAACGTTGAGAAGAGCCAGCCCTGCGTGGGAACCTCCAGGACGGCCACGGTGGTGCGCCAGTTCGAGCACAATCTGCTCAAGTTTGAGCGCGAGAAACAGCGCACACAGCAGCGTCCGCTGCCCGCGATGAGGTACTCGGTGAGCAGCGGCGCACTGGCCACGCCCAGCTGCCTGAAGAAGGTGTCTCGATTCGACACCAGCGACAGCAGCCGACGCGCCACGAGCGTGCGCCAGAAATCACGGCCCAAGATTAGCGTCCGTTTCAATACCGTGTCGCAAATAAAGTATACGCCCAGCGCAAAGCGGGAGCGCGCCGGCCTCAACGATGTCAACAGCAATGAGATTGAGTCGGAGGCGCTGGAGGCGCCGCTCGTGGGCAGTCTGCCCAGTGACTATGGGGGCGAGCGCAGCTTCGAGATGTACTTCGCAGAGAACGGCAATGCGCCGGAGAATTTGGAGAATATGGAGAATATGCAAAGCTTGAAGCTGTACAAGAAGCCCCAGCTGCAGGCGGTTGTCGACGATATTCAACAGGAGCGAGCCAAGCACAAAAAGAACATGGACAATGTGGTGCGCTCCGGTGGCAATTCCACCAGTCACCAGTGCCAGAACATTGCCAAGAAGATAGACATCATTGAGAAGCTAATCGCCATGGAGGAGCGCAAAATAGAGCAGATACGAAAGGCCACGGAGACACGACTGCGTCCCTTTGCCTGCAACTCGAAGCAAAAGGGCTACGTAAAGAGTCTGACCATGAACTTTGACATGCTGGCGCGTGCTCAGGATCAGCATCATCTGCAGCTCGGCGAGCATATGCCCGCCACCGATGCAGATCTGTGTGCCTATGCGCGTCACATTCGCAGGAACTGCAGCCTGCCGGACGTGCTGGAAAGCTCCGACTTTGGCTATCATCGCGCCCACGGCAACGGAAACGACGTGGAGCTGGCCAAGGAAGTGATTGCCGATGATGATGCAACGGCAAGCACCCCACGGTGTGTTCATCTCGACTCCGACAGTGAGCAAATGGACACCGCGAATTCGAATGCTGACGATCCTCAGGGACGGCTGCTGCACGGGCTGCCCGTCGAGCGTCCACAAG GTAATCCCAAGTTGATCAATCCCATCCCCATTGAGGAGTCGTCGATTCGTCGCGCCTGCTCGCTGAGTGATCTGCATATGGGAAACTTTGGCAAGC CCAGCAAGTCCAATGGCACGCCTCAAAAGCCCACGGCCCAGCATCGAAACGGCAACATCGCTCGATCGGCCAGCAAACGCAACAGTCTGCAGGGAAAATCCGGCCTGGGCGCCTCCAGCAACTCCATGAACGTGCTCAATCAGGTC AGTGACTCGGAGACGGAAGACATCAATCGATTGCGCAGTTCCAACAACGGACAAGGTCGCAACAATGGAGCTGTTG CCGCCTCTCGACAGTACAGCAACAAAATCGCAAACGCCAACAACAATCGACGCAAAGCGCCCAACTTCAATAGTG GCACAGCGCTGCAAGATGATTCCAGTTCGGAGGAAACGCCCAACATGGCCGCCGGCAACAAGCCTGTCGTGCCGCCCAGGCCTCGAAATTTGGGATTCGATCACAAGAGCAAACTGAACAGCAATACTCCAGCCACTACAGCCAAGCAGAGGGTCGGCGGACTTGATGACTACGAGGCCGCTGATT CCGAGGCGCAGGTGCACAATGTGATCAACAAGCTTTACACGACTACGCAGACTGCAATGCAGCTGCACGCGAATCTGAAGAACTCGTTGTTACTAAAGGAACTGGAAAATGCTGTGATTATGTCTCGCAATATGCTTGGCAGTATAACTCACAATCG GCAAACTGAGAAAGCGCCCTCGAGCCAAAGTTACAATCATAGCGGGGGAGGAGCTGAAATCGGAGACGGGCTCAGTCGTGAGCAGATATCAGCCACAGGCAATCTAGAGAATGGCCAATACCTTATGATGGTCAATAACTGTGCCGATCTGCTAAGCAATTTACGCACCAAGCACAAACCCGACGACTGTGAGAATAACTCCTAG